From a region of the Mytilus galloprovincialis chromosome 3, xbMytGall1.hap1.1, whole genome shotgun sequence genome:
- the LOC143067441 gene encoding uncharacterized protein LOC143067441, whose product MAESTSTNQAQDVIRCMHCNLSEAEYRCVPCGDRMSQNCKRLHSLDAYFVSHEVVSIRESSSLDQKCQDHPLFRIESGCDDCKVPICAECKIKTHRNHKYISKDDLFDDTRKSLLKNVKKMKEKENKVESFLANTKQNKSKIYEDVRKAMKKQVDLCKRNADALLRESIKKLDDMEKTDVSKVAEYQNMLKEKLNELKVNIETSEVALERSTPVDLILFCKYGLQVSDTKIKDTFSFTYPSFKEGDVSLTEKIFGTLTSSKVEWKPFNKARKSSTTTLMQRPKTAPIKQQQKENIVESCFLRQSLDVATTHRVQQGFKELPRCIAEFDSPYSMLFHISYCGQDQVYVSGSGKNITLLDIKGKKLKTINTAREVLGFTVTYNQIIIYSDGNAGVVEVAMDKSRKTIFTYHGADPWDICCSKSGNYLVCLIPYSSIDTTEDKCGLVVEFDKTGTIKREINCDRQNNPIYREPKFVCENTNKDVCVSDCFIRKVVVVNAFGIVRFRYGGQLDLKTCSPFSPRGIASDCRGNILVADKDNNFIHLLNQEGHFITYILTVVDGITKPWSICVDPDDRIWVAEENDTPQEVRRKAKVKVFNDLRL is encoded by the coding sequence ATGGCTGAATCAACTAGCACTAACCAAGCTCAGGATGTAATACGATGCATGCATTGCAATCTTTCAGAAGCGGAGTATAGGTGTGTTCCATGTGGGGATCGCATGAGCCAGAATTGCAAAAGATTGCACTCTCTAGATGCTTATTTTGTCAGCCATGAAGTTGTTTCGATTCGCGAAAGTTCGTCCTTGGATCAAAAATGTCAAGATCATCCTTTATTCCGTATTGAAAGTGGATGTGATGATTGTAAAGTTCCTATTTGTGCAGAGTGTAAAATTAAAACACACAGAAATCACAAATATATTAGCAAGGATGACCTTTTTGATGATACAAGGAAATCTTTACTAAAAAACGTtaagaaaatgaaagaaaaggaAAATAAGGTTGAATCCTTTCTTGCTAATACAAAGCAAAACAAATCAAAGATATATGAGGATGTGAGAAAAGCGATGAAAAAACAAGTGGATCTATGTAAAAGGAATGCCGATGCCCTTCTACGAGAGAGTATAAAAAAGCTCGACGACATGGAAAAGACAGATGTGTCTAAAGTGGCAGAGTATCAGAATATGTTGAAAGAGAAATTGAATGAATTGAAAGTAAACATTGAGACTTCCGAAGTAGCATTAGAGAGAAGTACTCCAGTGGATCTTATATTGTTCTGCAAGTATGGTTTACAAGTTTCCGATACTAAGATTAAAGACACTTTTAGCTTCACCTATCCATCATTTAAGGAGGGTGACGTATCACTTACTGAGAAGATATTTGGAACTTTAACTTCATCGAAAGTTGAATGGAAACCATTTAACAAAGCACGCAAAAGTTCAACGACAACATTAATGCAAAGACCTAAAACAGCaccaataaaacaacaacaaaaagaaaatattgtagaAAGTTGTTTCTTACGACAATCGCTGGACGTTGCTACAACTCACAGGGTACAGCAAGGTTTTAAAGAATTACCTCGCTGTATTGCCGAATTCGACAGTCCTTATTCCATGTTATTTCACATTTCCTACTGTGGACAAGATCAAGTGTATGTAAGTGGTAGTGGTAAGAATATCACACTGCTCGATATTAAAGGAAAGAAACTTAAAACAATCAACACTGCCAGGGAAGTTTTAGGATTTACAGTAACTTATAATCAGATCATCATTTATTCAGATGGAAACGCTGGAGTCGTAGAAGTTGCGATGGATAAATCAAGAAAAACTATATTCACATATCATGGAGCGGACCCATGGGACATTTGCTGTTCTAAATCAGGGAATTATCTTGTATGTTTAATTCCGTATTCCAGTATTGATACAACCGAGGACAAATGTGGACTAGTTGTAGAGTTTGATAAAACTGGTACTATAAAAAGAGAGATTAACTGTGATAGACAAAACAATCCAATTTATCGAGAACCAAAATTTGTTTgtgaaaatacaaataaagacGTGTGTGTTTCAGACTGTTTTATTCGGAAAGTGGTAGTAGTTAATGCATTCGGTATTGTTCGTTTTAGGTATGGAGGTCAATTAGATTTGAAGACTTGTTCACCGTTCAGTCCTCGTGGTATTGCTTCAGACTGTCGCGGAAATATTCTCGTTGCCGACAAGGACAATAATTTCATCCACCTTTTAAATCAAGAAGGACattttataacatacattttgACAGTAGTTGACGGAATAACGAAACCATGGTCAATTTGTGTCGACCCTGACGACAGAATATGGGTGGCTGAGGAAAATGATACTCCACAAGAAGTTCGAAGGAAAGCAAAAGTCAAAGTGTTTAATGATCTGAGActgtaa